The sequence below is a genomic window from Sphingobacterium sp. ML3W.
ATGATAGTATTCCTACAAAATGTCGATTAAAAATTACATTTATAATCATTAACTTTGCCTTATGATTGAACTTCCAGTTATTCCTGCTACACAAACACAGCGTAAGCCAGATTGGTTGCGTGTAAAATTGCCAGTTGGTAAAGAATATAGACATGTCAGAGGATTAGTAGATGAGCATAAGCTTCATACTATTTGCGAAAGTGGAAACTGTCCGAACATGGGTGAGTGTTGGGGTGCAGGAACGGCTACTTTCATGATTTTAGGTAATATTTGCACACGTTCTTGTTCGTTTTGTGCTGTATCAACAGGACGACCGAAAGCTGTTGAGTTAGATGAGCCTGCACGAGTTGCAAATTCGGTTAAATTAATGCAAGTGAAACATTGTGTGATCACTTCGGTGGATCGTGATGACCTGAAAGATGGTGGTTCTATCATTTGGGCTGAAACAATCAATGCTATCCGTCAAGAAAGTCCTACAACAACGTTGGAAACATTGATTCCTGATTTTAAAGGACAATGGGAGAATCTTGATCGCGTATTGGCTGTTCGCCCGGAGGTTGTTTCACATAATATTGAAACAGTTCGCCGTTTGACTCGAGAAGTTCGTATCCAAGCAAAATATGACCGTTCATTAGAATGTCTTCGTCGTATTTCTGAGGCTGGTTTACGTACTAAATCGGGTATTATGTTAGGTTTTGGTGAAACTGAACAGGATGTTATCGAGACGATGCAAGATCTTTTTGATGTTGGTGTTGATATTTTGACCATCGGTCAGTATTTGCAACCGACTAAAGCACATCATCCCGTTATAGAGTGGGTAACCCCAGCTCAATTTGATAAGTATAAAGAAATTGGTTTGAAAATGGGTTTCAAATATGTAGAGTCAGGCCCGTTGGTCAGATCATCTTACCATGCAGAGAAACACCTTTTTGATATGCAATAGCAAATAAATATAAAAGATTGGAATGCCCTTAATATGTACATATTAAGGGCATTTTTTTGATGTAATATCATTAAAAATTATCATATTTAAAGTATGACAGTATTGGAGCATTTCAAAAGCCTTTATTCAATTGATGACGACTTAACGTTCTTATTTTCTCAAATCATTGAAACAAAAGAATTTCAAAAAGGTGATATAATCTTTGAACCGGATAGTTACCTGAAATATATCTATTTTATAGAGACTGGTCTAACTCGGATTTTCTACTACAAAAATAATAAAGATATCACCCATTATTTTTTCGGACCAAATACCTTTAGCACAGGTATTGAAAGTGTTTTCTATCAGAAACCATCGCTCTTCGGGTTTCAAGCACTAACGAAATGTAAAATTTCTTTTATACCCTTTCAACCTATTTTTGAATTAGCAAAGACAGATATTATCGTCAATCAAATCATTCAAAAAGCATTATTGGATTCATTGATAAGTTTTTCAAATCGTTTTTACAATACGCAATTCCAGACCGCATTAGAACGGTACCAGTTACTTTTAGAAGAAACACCAGAACTCCTACAGAATGCTTCTTTGGGACATATTGCCTCTTATTTGGGTATTTCCCAACAAACATTATCGGTTATTAGAGGGCAAGTGGTTTGATTTCTTCTCTTTTTAAGATATCTTAAAAATTATGACGTAAAACATACGCACATTTGTATTGTTAATATTGATACTAATCGACCCTTAAAAGAGTTATGAATATGTTATTTAAAAAAATTTCATGCTTGCTATTTTTATTGCCATTCTTTCATCAAAGCAATTCCTTTGCGCAGCAAGGAATAAGCTCGCAGTTGAAAGAACCTATCCAAAAGGCAATTAGGAATAATAGCGATATTAAGAATAGTTATTTAGAAAATCAGAAGACGCTTTTAGATAAGAATACTGTTAGCGGAAAACTATTACCTCATGTGACTGCGATGGGGATGTATGGTTATCTAAATAGCACTGGCGAGTTGGATCTTCCAACAAGAACATTACCGATACTGGGCCTGAATCTTTTTGAAGGTGCTCAGAAATTCAATACCTCATCTCAAGTGGGGTTTGCAGGAGTAAATGCTACGCAGGTAATTTTTAGTGGATTACAGATAACGAATGGAAAAAAAGCTTTAGATGAAAAGTTTAAAGCTCAGCAGTTGATGACCGAAGCGGGGTATGAAGGTCTTGCTCAAGAAGTGGTACAGACTTTTGATCAAATTATGTTATTAAAAGAAGTTGATGCCCTGATTGCTGATTCGGAGAAAAGATTGAATAAAGAACATCAAAAAGTTGTCAAAGCGATTGAGAATGGTTTAGCTATACCCTATGATCGTGATAAGATCAAATTGGCAATGCTGGAATTAGAAAGTAAGAAAGCCGAATCTCAAAATAGCGGTGAGCTCTTATATTTTAAATTAGAAGAACTGACAAAGATGACCGTTGATAGCCTTAAGCTTGTTAGTTATCCGCTTGAATTGGTTTTAGTTGATCCTGTACAGCCACCGGTGGAGAACAGGAAAGAGTTGCAAGCTTTGGCGAGTTCTCAGCGCGCTTATGAATATGTATTGAAAAAAGAAAAGGGTGCTCGATTACCTCAAATCTTTGCATTTGGTAGTGCTTTTTATCTCAATGCGTTTGATACCAAATTTAAGTTCAAAGATGTGCCGCTTACAGGAGATGTAAATCTAAGTGCGAATCATTTTCAACTGGCTCCAGGTTTTGCTATAGGTGTAGGGGCTAAGTGGGATGTATTTGATGGTAATCAACATCGTAACAATATTAAAAAAGCAAATCTTGATCTGATCATGAATCAAAATAAATGGAATGATACGAAAGATAAATTACTGCTTTTGCAACGCAAAACAAATTCGGATTACCAATTGTCGATGAAAAAGATGGCAGTACATGAACAGCAGATTAAAATTGCCAATAATAATCTTGCTCTTGCAGCAAAGCAATTTGAAGCTGGTTTAATAGATGTCACGGAAAGATTAAGTGCGGAAAACGAATTGTATAAGCAATCGCTGAGTTTTTATAATCAATTGTTGGTACAACGTAGCGCTGTTTTAGAATTATTAACATCACAAGGAAGTCTTTATCAATCATTAGTCAAGTAATTATGAGAAAATTTATATATATCCTAGGCGTCGCGGCATTAATACAAAGTTGTGGTCATGATACTCCTCTCAAAAATTCTTTTGAAGGAAAAATTGAGCGGGATCAAATTGCTGTAACAACGAAAATTCCTGGAAAAGTACATCAGATATTAGTAAGCGAAGGAGATGTTGTACAAGCTGGTGATACTTTGATGATTCTAGAATTTCCTGAGGTTGAAGCAAAGTCTATTCAAGCAAAGGGTGCGCTTGAGTCTGCTGAGGCCCAATATAAAATGGCTGTAAAAGGTGCCACCGAAAACCAGTTGAAACAGTTGAGAGCTAAGCGAGATGGACTACGCGAACAGTATGAATTTGCACAGAAATCTTTGGCACGGATGGAAAACTTGATTAAAGATTCTTTGATTGCACAGCAAAAATATGACGAAGTCTATATGAAGTTCCAAGGTGCTAAAAATCAATATTTAGCCGTTCAGGCCGAGTTGGCAGATGCGGAAAATGGTTCACGTATAGAACAGCAAAAAATGGCGTTGGGCCAAAAAGAAAGAGCAATTGGTGCTGTCTCCGAGGTCGATGTAGCGACGAAAGAACGTTTTATCTTAGCTCCTCAGAATATGACTATTGAAACGATCAATTTGAAAGTAGGGGAACTTGCTTTGGCAGGTTATAGTTTGCTTTCGGGCTACTTGGTGGATGGGACATATTTTAGGGTGACGATTCCTGAAAGACAATTGCAAAACCTAACGGTGGGTAGTAAACAAGAACTTTTGTTTCCTTATTTAAAAGGTAAAAAAATAGAAGCGGAAGTGGTCTCTATCAAAGCCTTAAATTCTTATGCCAATATTGCTACAGCCTATCCTGATTTTGAGCAACAAGAATCCTTGTTTGAAGTGAAATTGAAAGCAGTTCAGTTGGATGATGCTCGAAAACTTCTAACAAAAGCAACATTTATCCTTCATCTCGACACTAGTAAATAAGTATTATGCGTACATTCTTATCCTTATTGAAACGGGAATTTCAGCTTTTTTTTCAAAACAAAGTTTTGTTAATGCTTTTTTTAGGAGCACCGGTTTTATATGGTGTTTTGGTTGGCGCCGTTTATCAAAAAGGGAAAGTGACTGATTTGCCTATCATCGTTGTAGATGAAGATAGAAGTCCACTTAGTCAACAATTGATAACCATGTTTAATGAAAGTGAGGTCATATATGTCGCGGCGATATTGCCGGATGCTTTCAATGCAAAACAGGAAGCATTGAATAAAGAGGCGACTGTTGTTGTTCAGATTCCCAAGAATTTTGATGCTGATGTTAATTATAACCGTCCTACGGAATTGACTTTGTTTGTTAATGCATCCAATACGTTGACGTCCAATTATGCAAGTATGGCGGCCAATGTCTGTGCAGCCACTTTAAAGGCCGGGATTCAAATAAAAGCACAACAGAAAAAAGGCGTGCCGGAATATATCGCGACACAACAGTATGAACCTTTTAAGACAACTATCATACGCCAGAATATCAAAAGTGGCAACTATTTATACTTTATGCTTCCTGGTGTATTGCTGACTGTGCTTCAGCAGGTGATGATGTTAGCTTTGGCCTTAAGTTTCGCTTCGGAATTTGAAAAAGGTACTTTTGCAAATTTGGTGTCTAAATCTTCTAATGTATTGCTATTGATTTTTGTTAAAATAGCACCCTACCTGATCATGTCTGTTGGAATTTATATTCTTTATTACGGATTTTCAATATTTTATAGGATGCCATTGGAAGTGCAAATGGGTCCATTTTTGCTGGGATCGCTCTTGTTTCTCCTTGCGGTTAGTTTTATCGGGATACTTGTAAGTATCCTTATTCCGAGTCAACTTAAAGCAACGGAAATATTGATGGTTATCGCTACCCCTAGTTTTATATTGAGTGGATTTACATGGCCGCTGAGTCAGATGCCTGATTGGGTCGTCCATATATCTAAATTGATTCCTTTGACACATTATTTGGAAATTTTTAGAGTTCTTGTGATTGAACATGGGACCGTTGCCAATGTTAGGTCATCCATAATTGCTCTAGCGGTGACTAGTGTCATTTGCTTGATCCTTTCATTTGTTTTATTGTCTCTAAAAGTGAGGAAACTAAAGAAGGATAATCTATCAGCGGATATAAATGAGGATTAATGTGTAGTAATAAATGGATATCTGGCGAAATTGTGCGCGCTTAAGTATACAGTTTTAGCTTCCAATCCATATTAAACATAAAATTCTACAAGGATATCATGGTATTATTATTATGAATCAATAATAATATTTATTCAATATCAATGTATTGAAAATAAGTTAATTACATTATTAATATCTGTTTTTGTGGCACTTTGTTTGAGCGATTTTAATCAGATAATATAAATCACATTCAATTATAGATACCATGAAATATACGACATTAGTTGCAACCTTAGTTGCTATAGTAACATTGTCCGGTGCAGCATCGGTCTCTGCTCAGCAAAAGCATCCTGAGAAGGTTGTTAAACAAACTGAAACAAAGGTAAAGCCGGCAATACCACTTAAATCTGCGCCGGTAGTAGTGAAAGATTCCACAGAAAAAAAAGCAATAGATCGAAAAGTAAAAAAAATAGTACCTAAAGCT
It includes:
- a CDS encoding TolC family protein — translated: MLFKKISCLLFLLPFFHQSNSFAQQGISSQLKEPIQKAIRNNSDIKNSYLENQKTLLDKNTVSGKLLPHVTAMGMYGYLNSTGELDLPTRTLPILGLNLFEGAQKFNTSSQVGFAGVNATQVIFSGLQITNGKKALDEKFKAQQLMTEAGYEGLAQEVVQTFDQIMLLKEVDALIADSEKRLNKEHQKVVKAIENGLAIPYDRDKIKLAMLELESKKAESQNSGELLYFKLEELTKMTVDSLKLVSYPLELVLVDPVQPPVENRKELQALASSQRAYEYVLKKEKGARLPQIFAFGSAFYLNAFDTKFKFKDVPLTGDVNLSANHFQLAPGFAIGVGAKWDVFDGNQHRNNIKKANLDLIMNQNKWNDTKDKLLLLQRKTNSDYQLSMKKMAVHEQQIKIANNNLALAAKQFEAGLIDVTERLSAENELYKQSLSFYNQLLVQRSAVLELLTSQGSLYQSLVK
- a CDS encoding ABC transporter permease, whose product is MLFLGAPVLYGVLVGAVYQKGKVTDLPIIVVDEDRSPLSQQLITMFNESEVIYVAAILPDAFNAKQEALNKEATVVVQIPKNFDADVNYNRPTELTLFVNASNTLTSNYASMAANVCAATLKAGIQIKAQQKKGVPEYIATQQYEPFKTTIIRQNIKSGNYLYFMLPGVLLTVLQQVMMLALALSFASEFEKGTFANLVSKSSNVLLLIFVKIAPYLIMSVGIYILYYGFSIFYRMPLEVQMGPFLLGSLLFLLAVSFIGILVSILIPSQLKATEILMVIATPSFILSGFTWPLSQMPDWVVHISKLIPLTHYLEIFRVLVIEHGTVANVRSSIIALAVTSVICLILSFVLLSLKVRKLKKDNLSADINED
- a CDS encoding HlyD family secretion protein translates to MRKFIYILGVAALIQSCGHDTPLKNSFEGKIERDQIAVTTKIPGKVHQILVSEGDVVQAGDTLMILEFPEVEAKSIQAKGALESAEAQYKMAVKGATENQLKQLRAKRDGLREQYEFAQKSLARMENLIKDSLIAQQKYDEVYMKFQGAKNQYLAVQAELADAENGSRIEQQKMALGQKERAIGAVSEVDVATKERFILAPQNMTIETINLKVGELALAGYSLLSGYLVDGTYFRVTIPERQLQNLTVGSKQELLFPYLKGKKIEAEVVSIKALNSYANIATAYPDFEQQESLFEVKLKAVQLDDARKLLTKATFILHLDTSK
- a CDS encoding Crp/Fnr family transcriptional regulator, translating into MTVLEHFKSLYSIDDDLTFLFSQIIETKEFQKGDIIFEPDSYLKYIYFIETGLTRIFYYKNNKDITHYFFGPNTFSTGIESVFYQKPSLFGFQALTKCKISFIPFQPIFELAKTDIIVNQIIQKALLDSLISFSNRFYNTQFQTALERYQLLLEETPELLQNASLGHIASYLGISQQTLSVIRGQVV
- the lipA gene encoding lipoyl synthase — encoded protein: MIELPVIPATQTQRKPDWLRVKLPVGKEYRHVRGLVDEHKLHTICESGNCPNMGECWGAGTATFMILGNICTRSCSFCAVSTGRPKAVELDEPARVANSVKLMQVKHCVITSVDRDDLKDGGSIIWAETINAIRQESPTTTLETLIPDFKGQWENLDRVLAVRPEVVSHNIETVRRLTREVRIQAKYDRSLECLRRISEAGLRTKSGIMLGFGETEQDVIETMQDLFDVGVDILTIGQYLQPTKAHHPVIEWVTPAQFDKYKEIGLKMGFKYVESGPLVRSSYHAEKHLFDMQ